A section of the Candidatus Nitrosotenuis cloacae genome encodes:
- a CDS encoding Lrp/AsnC ligand binding domain-containing protein encodes MTTAYVLINCDLGSEERVLSELKSIKKVTETKGVFGAYDIVTKIEAPSSQMVKDLITSKIRRIERIRSTLTLMGIDGQE; translated from the coding sequence GTGACAACTGCGTATGTGCTGATAAACTGTGATCTTGGCTCTGAGGAAAGGGTGCTCTCCGAACTAAAGTCGATCAAAAAGGTCACCGAGACAAAGGGCGTCTTTGGTGCATACGATATTGTTACCAAGATAGAGGCACCATCATCTCAGATGGTAAAGGACCTGATAACGTCCAAGATAAGGAGAATTGAGAGGATACGCTCCACGCTGACTCTGATGGGAATCGACGGGCAGGAATAG
- a CDS encoding DUF6659 family protein yields the protein MSLISKIHYPAYDEKCKKLVLECGIRFAGVLDEYGGMVAGGFKEGLTPLEADRMRLSDFMRFVSYVSLRKDLDKSLGPINYIAARRDKIVLVSFPFPLAKMTLLISADKDLDIERLASHVIDVFSGEQARFGD from the coding sequence ATGTCGCTGATCAGCAAAATCCACTATCCAGCATATGACGAAAAGTGCAAAAAACTGGTTTTGGAATGCGGGATCCGCTTTGCGGGTGTTCTGGATGAATACGGGGGGATGGTTGCAGGCGGCTTCAAAGAAGGGCTTACGCCGCTTGAGGCAGACAGGATGCGCCTGTCTGATTTTATGAGGTTCGTCTCATATGTGTCGTTGCGAAAGGACCTTGACAAAAGTCTTGGGCCGATTAACTATATTGCAGCAAGAAGGGACAAGATAGTTCTGGTAAGCTTTCCATTTCCGCTCGCAAAGATGACGCTGCTGATTTCGGCAGACAAGGACTTGGACATCGAGCGGCTCGCATCGCATGTGATAGACGTGTTTAGCGGCGAGCAGGCACGATTCGGAGACTAG
- a CDS encoding heme o synthase — translation MQKAQSSSRIKTYYELTKPKIWYLLVFTAFGAAITASNIYNIEISPITWALMLFGVAAGSASANTLTNYHDRDIDAIMERTKGRPIPSGRISPPEKARDFGLVLAAISLACAFAISYTAGFWNGIWAGIFMAFGLINNVAVYSHALKRRSRTNIILGGLCGGSPPMIGYAAVTLQGMWDFGLVMAGLVFIWIPMHIWALTLHFKDDYNKVNVPMLTAVQSEKTSARVIAISTLVMVLFSIVPFFLNDQSGQPVMREIYLYTAIASGALMLVLSFWVIAKPSEKSSWMLFKFSSPYLAVLFIALMVDSALR, via the coding sequence ATGCAAAAGGCCCAGAGTAGTTCAAGAATCAAGACCTATTACGAGCTGACAAAACCGAAGATCTGGTATCTGCTTGTTTTTACCGCGTTTGGCGCCGCAATTACCGCATCAAACATTTACAATATTGAGATTTCGCCAATCACCTGGGCTTTGATGTTGTTTGGAGTTGCCGCAGGCTCTGCGTCTGCAAACACGCTTACCAACTATCACGACAGGGACATTGACGCAATAATGGAGCGCACAAAGGGAAGGCCGATTCCTTCCGGAAGAATATCGCCGCCTGAAAAGGCGCGCGACTTTGGTCTGGTGCTTGCCGCAATCTCCCTTGCGTGCGCCTTTGCCATATCATACACTGCAGGGTTTTGGAACGGCATCTGGGCTGGGATATTCATGGCGTTTGGTCTCATAAACAACGTTGCAGTGTACTCTCACGCCCTGAAGCGAAGAAGCAGAACAAACATCATACTTGGCGGCCTCTGCGGAGGATCTCCACCGATGATAGGATACGCTGCAGTCACACTGCAGGGAATGTGGGATTTTGGGCTCGTCATGGCAGGGCTCGTCTTCATCTGGATCCCAATGCACATCTGGGCCCTCACGCTACACTTCAAAGATGACTATAACAAGGTAAATGTCCCGATGCTTACCGCAGTCCAGTCGGAAAAAACATCCGCACGGGTGATTGCCATATCCACATTAGTGATGGTGCTGTTCAGCATAGTCCCGTTCTTTTTGAACGACCAAAGCGGGCAGCCGGTCATGAGGGAGATATACCTGTACACGGCAATAGCATCAGGTGCACTGATGCTGGTACTGTCGTTCTGGGTGATTGCCAAGCCGTCGGAAAAGTCGTCATGGATGCTCTTCAAGTTCTCCAGCCCGTACCTTGCAGTATTGTTTATTGCGCTAATGGTAGACTCTGCGCTAAGATAG
- a CDS encoding Lrp/AsnC family transcriptional regulator: protein MSELSEDASISIPKLSEKIKVNPSVVYSRIKRLTKRKLIERFTIVVNDKELGYGVKALTGLNMDSKYRDTIIDELFKIKGVREISEVTGRFDIIVTMYAQNLAEMHKLISEGIGRIQGVLASESFIEMKRRTKTMPYNHRA, encoded by the coding sequence CTGTCCGAACTGAGTGAGGACGCATCGATTTCAATTCCAAAGCTTTCAGAAAAGATCAAGGTAAACCCGTCGGTTGTGTACAGCAGGATAAAGCGGCTTACAAAAAGAAAATTAATCGAGCGCTTTACAATAGTTGTAAACGACAAGGAGCTAGGATACGGCGTAAAGGCACTAACAGGGCTCAACATGGACTCAAAATACAGGGACACCATAATTGACGAGCTGTTCAAGATAAAGGGAGTCCGTGAGATATCTGAGGTAACCGGCAGATTTGACATCATAGTGACTATGTATGCCCAGAACCTTGCGGAAATGCACAAGCTCATCTCGGAGGGAATAGGCAGAATTCAGGGCGTGCTTGCCTCAGAGTCGTTCATAGAGATGAAGCGCAGGACCAAGACCATGCCTTATAATCACCGCGCCTAG
- the asd gene encoding aspartate-semialdehyde dehydrogenase, with product MKKRVAILGATGAVGQEFLVSLKDHPWFEVTQLAASERSAGKKYTEAIRDPNSGIVKWQVGGDVPEYAKEMTVVSIDQVKTSELDLVFSAVESDAAREIETKFAKDLPVISTSSAYRYEEDVPILIPGINDDHVELIETQRKNRNWKGYVLPLPNCTTTGLAITMKPLYESYGAKRVLMTSMQAISGAGRSPGVSALDVTDNLIPYIPKEENKVRVETAKILGKLKDGKIEPANIKVSCTCTRVPVIDGHTESVFVETDRPTKLADVTHTIEEFSDHISVHGLPSAPKDYLVVHKDPTRPQPRIDRELNDGMTTSMGRLEEDQIFDNGVKYVLFSHNKKMGSAKGAVLLAEMLYKKGKL from the coding sequence GTGAAGAAGCGAGTAGCCATACTAGGTGCGACAGGCGCAGTAGGCCAAGAGTTCCTAGTTTCATTAAAGGACCATCCGTGGTTTGAGGTAACACAGCTTGCCGCGTCTGAGAGATCGGCTGGCAAAAAGTATACCGAGGCAATCAGGGACCCAAACTCCGGCATAGTAAAGTGGCAGGTGGGAGGAGATGTCCCAGAGTACGCCAAGGAGATGACCGTAGTATCAATAGACCAGGTAAAGACGAGTGAGCTTGACTTGGTATTTTCAGCAGTGGAAAGCGACGCGGCAAGGGAGATAGAGACGAAATTTGCAAAAGATTTACCGGTAATTAGCACGTCATCGGCGTACAGATACGAGGAGGACGTCCCGATTCTGATTCCAGGAATTAATGACGATCATGTAGAGCTTATCGAGACTCAGAGGAAAAACCGCAACTGGAAGGGATACGTCCTGCCATTGCCAAACTGCACCACAACTGGCCTTGCAATTACAATGAAGCCGCTGTACGAAAGCTACGGTGCGAAGCGGGTGCTCATGACATCAATGCAGGCAATATCCGGAGCCGGAAGATCGCCCGGAGTATCCGCACTAGATGTAACTGACAACCTAATTCCGTATATCCCAAAGGAGGAAAACAAGGTCCGAGTGGAGACTGCCAAGATCCTAGGCAAGCTCAAGGACGGCAAGATCGAACCTGCAAACATCAAGGTAAGCTGCACATGCACACGAGTCCCAGTAATTGACGGCCACACAGAATCGGTCTTTGTTGAAACGGACAGGCCGACAAAGCTTGCAGATGTGACACACACAATTGAAGAGTTCTCAGATCACATCAGCGTCCACGGACTGCCATCTGCTCCAAAGGACTATCTTGTAGTGCACAAGGATCCTACAAGACCGCAGCCGAGAATCGACAGGGAGTTGAACGACGGCATGACAACTTCGATGGGAAGACTTGAAGAGGACCAGATATTTGACAACGGAGTAAAGTACGTACTGTTCTCGCACAACAAAAAGATGGGCTCTGCAAAGGGCGCAGTTTTGCTAGCAGAGATGCTGTACAAAAAAGGCAAACTCTAG